In Kangiella koreensis DSM 16069, the DNA window TGCTCAACATCAAACGCTTGGCAGATTTCGTGTTTTACGTCAGCGACCAGAGTATAACCAACTTGGCCAATACCACCGTTGTTGATGTCGGTGTTACGCCATGCGTTGTGAGTGAAGTGAGAATCGATTGAAACACCGATTACTTCTACGCCACGCTTTTTGAACTCTTCTAGACGGTGGTCGAATGCGATCAGCTCTGATGGACATACGAATGTGAAGTCTAACGGGTAGAAAAAGACAACAGTTGGCTTGCCTTTAGTTGTTTCGGCAAAGTTAAAGTCTTCTACGATCTCGCCGTTGCCTAATACTGCTGCTGCTGTGAAATCTGGTGCCTTGCGGCCTACTAATACTCCCATTATTTCCTCCAAGAGTGT includes these proteins:
- a CDS encoding peroxiredoxin → MGVLVGRKAPDFTAAAVLGNGEIVEDFNFAETTKGKPTVVFFYPLDFTFVCPSELIAFDHRLEEFKKRGVEVIGVSIDSHFTHNAWRNTDINNGGIGQVGYTLVADVKHEICQAFDVEHPEAGVAFRGSFLIDKDGVVRHQVVNDLPLGRNVDELIRMVDALQFHEEHGEVCPAGWNKGDKGMDATPEGVAKYLSESADKL